ttttaataaaagacaTTTTTGATAATTATACACTTAGTTTCCTATATAAAATCTTCCTTagtaattagaaaaaaatataggaagagatttcgacaaataaaaaataaaaaatatctttttggGCATACTAGTAGAAATTTTTCGTCTTCACATGTAGACATAAGTTTGAGATCGAACCATGTAAATTATTGtgtttttgcatattttttttcgTTCTCTTGTTATTTTCtccctattattattctttgtcaCTTGTAGATATAAGTTTGAGGCCGAACCACATAAATCGttgtattttatatgttttgttttcattttcttattcttttctctctatttttaagttatgaacaaatgattaaaacaattgaaaaatgtCATGGATGaggaaataaaaacaataagaaaaacaaataatatgtGATAAACAAGATagagaagaatataaaaaagagtAGTAGAAAGATACAAAGTTAGATGGACAATTAAAGGttataaaaaacaacaacaCATTTATGATATGAAATAGATATCATTGATTATTACATTATCAAAAAGTCCAATTTTTCTTTATCCAAATAATCATGCcgatataaaatatcattttattaaagagCCTGCCATGGGGAAGAGTAcaattaaatgattaaattgCTCATATTTTTACAAAGTCTCACCAGTTTACTCAAGTTTCgaaattttaatagattaaGAATACTACTTGAAGTTACAAACCgaatataaaagatatactaGAAagttaaagtttattttggaaagcttctaaatattaaaattgtgatttaatttctgaaagttaactaaaatattaataaattttatataaatttcttattttttatttttaaaaataaaaataaaaagtatatccAAATTGTACCTAAATAATGGATCCTTAAGGGTTGTGGCATTATggatattatcttttttttttttttttaatttctgaattttcctatagaaattaattcaaatatgattttctcCCCCtcctcttatatttttaaagtaaagaaTCCATAAAATCTATCctccatgcaaaaataaaaagaaaagtatttgatagattttcaaattccttttgagCACCCACATatattggatttaaaaataaaaataattatatctactcatatatttaatttataatatatcaaaatttagaataccgatagtaattttagaaaatagtttttctctttttaataataaatttttttattttacaaatattagaaatggtAGAAACGCATAGTAAAATTACACTGTAgccttgtttttattttatatctatattttcatGATTAAGAATTATTTGGAAATAGATAATGCCAAAAAATAACTTAGGAAATAATGGGGAAAAGGGGGTTCAATTTTTCCATCTCGCCACGTGGCAGGTCCTGCAAGTGGGTCCCATTACGTTTCAAGCATGATCCACTAAAATCAAAAACAGCACAAACCCAATTGGATCATGCTCATGGCTTCGTAGCCAATGGTGGTGGCTTGCCACGTATGCACTGACACTAACTAAACAAACATGGAAAACCCTAACCCACATCCCGTGAAGCGCGTGATGTACACCGACCAATCAGAAACCTCCACGAGTCCGAGAGGCGCGTGGAAGGCACATCACGTAAGATTATAATAGTGTTTCCATAGTAGACTAGATTATGTGATATTAAAGCCCAATCCGGTGGCAGTAGTTATGACTTGGATGTCTTATTCTTCCTGTGAGCAACCTAAACCCTAATCAACCCCACTGAAAGATCCATTGTTTTTTGACAGTGGCCATCTTTTCATGGTCTCTATACAAACACTATCTCCATCTCCATCATCTTTCACTTGAAATAACTTGTGTTGTTTATATACTCACAATTCATTCTCTTTCCATTCTTATCAAACTACTATACATATACAAGGTATGTCTGTTACTTGCAATACTTCTTTTGTTTCCGTTTCCTAAAATGGTTTAATTCTTGTTAATTTTTGTGAATCTTTCTATGCAATATcttgctttcaaaaataaaacaatttcgaAACTTTTCGTGGGGGGTCGGGTTTAGTTTATTTGATATTGTAGAATGCAGAGGGGCAATGGCAGTCCAGCAGCATGCGCAGCATGCAAGCATCAGAGGAAGAGGTGCGACGAAAACTGCGCCTTGTCTCCCTACTTCCCTGCGAGTAAAACCCGAGAATTCCAGGCGGTACACAAGGTGTACGGGATGAGTAATGTTATAAAGATATTACGGAGTATTGAGAGCGAAGACGAGCGGAGGAGGGCGGCTGATTCGCTTGTGTGGGAAGCGTTTTGCAGGCAAACGAATCCTGTGTTGGGTTCGTATGGGGAGTTTAAGAAGGTGGTAGAAGAGCTTAAGTTTTACAAAAACCAAAATCAACAGTTGCAAGAGGCTTACGCAAGGGCATCGGAGTTGATCGGGTGGAACAGATCTAGTAATGGGATGAACACCGCCGCTGCTGGCGCCAGTGGCTGCCTGAATAATGGATTGAATTACGTGAACAATAATCGGAATTCGAAGTTAGATTCGATTAGTGCTTATGGTTATCCAAGGCAGGTCCAAATCCAAGAGGAAGTAAGGGCAGAAAGAGATGCCGCTTCTGCAGTACTTGTGGTGCCCCAGCAACACTCCACCAATGGCTTCACACAGCAATACTGCTTTCCAGGTATGTTGCCATCCAATTTCCCTGGCAAAAAGGTATTATTTTTTCTTCGGAAATCTAATCAATACCTTTCTTAATTTCTTCGCAACCAAAATCAAATCGTGGAAAaggcagtttttttttttattttttattttttagtttttacttattttttttgggCTGAGAATTACATCTAAATTTCTCATATAGAATTCAGAATTGATTGATGTCACATGGGGCATATAAGGAACAATCAAAAGATAGGAAGATAGAGGCGGCTACAAAAATTTCTATTAACATCCACAATTCTAAAATTGCATGGCTTTATctttttatccataatttttCATCAAGTTTTCTATGATTCTAGAATGTCTATTCATCAAGTTTTCTATGATTCTAGAATGTCTACTACAATTTCCACAACTTTAATGAGTCAAGTCAGCCGCATTAATTGAGAAGAAGCTAGTCAAAATTGTTTCTCATAGGTACAATTATTGGAATGTAGGTTAAATCACACTGATGATTTCAAATCAAAGATAAGTTTAATCTTGTCtcggtaaaatttaatacttatttacttaataacttaaaattgattttaagttgaATTGTTATTAAGTTatcatcttaaaatttattatttatcttttactttaagcattaaggttgtttgataaaactaaCATGTTTACCTTCGTTACTTTTAACTAATGCttatctcattaattttaacttatatttatttttattaattttaagcaatcaatttatttataaaacatccATATTTAAAGTCTTGAGAATAcataaaataaccaaaaaaaaatatctattacaaaaaatgagttatagatatgaaattataatttataattttaaaatatactgtGATTTTTGTTAAGgcacataaaagaaaaagagtttgagattaagaataagttaactattttgatttaatactttAACTTtaacttataatattaaattattttatcaaacatatttaattgattgaatgacttaaattaaattaagttgttAAGCCATTATGTTAATTTAGCCAACACCCTCTTTAAGTCTTAACTAATGATATATTCAGAAATCTAATGAGGTGTGTTTTAATTTATTGCAGGTGAGTTGAGTTCAGTGAATGGTAGAACAATGGATAGTGTAATATGGGAAGGTGGATCATAGTCCATATGCTCCATGAATCACCCTCTTTTTTCATTGTTGTTTCATTTTCTAATGTATTGCTAGAGTCTACACTATATATTGTGTCTTCTTATTAgttagaaacaaagaaaaaggaatatgaTATCATGATGGAGCATTTTATATTGCCAGCATTGGAATGAGATTTCCATGGAATTAGGCACATTTGTATAAAGATTATTATTCTAGcatgaatatattgaaaattggAAACATTAATTGGTGGTTTGAATTTTTGggcaattttttgaaatataagaattatcatacaaaaattttagaaaaaaaaaattatgcgattatatatatatcttcttttATTCACGATGGTGCtttgtaaaacttaatactcattacttattatttaagttgattttaagttaaatcatactaaaattattaatttaaaacttattacctaattcttatttttaagaatcgaggttatttgataaaattaacttaaaattcattctaaatcatcaaattaatatatttattctcataaattatgaTTAAGGTAAAGATGGTCGAATAACAACAAAGGTAGATCGTGGAGGAAATTAAGGTAAATAaaggtaaaaaggtaaaatgaagatgtgaacttaagaataacatctttttttgaaacatatttttttaacttaaaaaggtaatatatatatatatatatatttgaaaagcaaaaagctattctttaaaacaattgtcaaataaGTGTCTTATTTGCAAATCAAAAGTACCTTACATGTTCTAAACTCAATATAATCTTCCACATATTCTAAAAATTCATCATTGTTAAGgagagaaatgataaaaaagacTATTCAAgtggagaaggaaaaaaatagtaagaaaatgCATTCATTTATGGTTTTTGGATCCCATATTTTCTCtatgaaagaaacaaaattttaaaataatttcgaTAACAATAAACCATCATACTTAATAGAAAGAAGATCTTAGAAGTTGAGAATTAATGTTTAGTACATGAAATCTAGAACAAGATTAGAGCATACAATATGAGAATCCATTGTGGCAATATAggttattttcaatataaaagaTACGTACATAAATTTAGATTTGGTCTAGCGGGCTTTGAATTCAAGACATTAAGAAAAACTTCTTTCAGtcctattctcatttttttaagctttatttattatttttgaaaataaataaatgaagcctcaagccaaaatgaaaattgaaattgtaGTCTATGTTTGACCCTCTAAGtttaagaatttaataaatataataatattttttaatagaaattaaaaaaaaaaaaaacttaatgagtgtttatatatatatatatatatatatatatatatatatatagataaaagaTGTATATATAACGATAAAAGGAAGCACCAAAAGCAGTGCCCTCAAAGTATACATGGAGTATACAAAAGAAATCCAAAGGCTCAAATTGAATAGGAAGGgataaaagcaaaaaacatcacctgccattacttagagcctaaccaatcaaagaaacttacaagagaagaagaaattaaaattatagacACCTTAACCCAAGACCAGAGAtgtacaaaagaatttttcaatctttggagcGAAAGCTCCTCATTACCAAATGCTAACAAATTCATTTCCTTCTAGactgaccaaaatatacataagggggcCATTTTCCAAGCCTTTTTACGAGCTTTCCCCACAAACGCCCTATGCCACCCAAGAAGAGTTTCCTTCACTGAACAAGAGAGAATCCAAGCCACAccaaagaaggagaaaagaagatttCACAGAACTTGAGTCTTTGCACAATGAAGTAAAAAGTAATCCACCATCTCTACTTCAGAGAGGCATAAaaaacacctatttgccaaagagtGTCCCCTTCTTTaaagttgatccaaagttaagacTTTACCCCAAAAAGCCtcccaagtaaaaaaaaaaccactttaGGAGGCACACTTGCCCTCCAAATACTACTACTAGGGAACAAAAGAGAATATTTAGGCtccaaaatataataaagagaCTTAACTGTAAAGGTGTCACACTTTGAATCTATCTAAATCACTCTATCTTCCTCCTCTTTTTGCACCTTAAAGGCTTGGATCTTTTGCAAAAAATGCTCCACCAACTCAATCTTCCAACCATTAAACGCCCTTGAGAAAAAAGGGGTCCAACCACCCCCATCTCCATTAGGGTTCCAAACATCCGACACCCAAGTTTTCTTagacaaagaaatggaaaataatgaaGGGAATGACTCATATAGTGGCTCATTTCCACACCATTTGTCCATCCAGAATCTCACTCTCTACCCATTACTCACTTGGTAGGCTAACCTACCACACATTCACTCTTTCCTAATTGTTTTCCACAGCCCCACACCATACCTCTTACTTACTGCACAGGAGCACCATCCCTCATTCTCTTCACTATACTTGTGATTGATGACTTGCTTCCAAAAAGCCTATCTTTCATTGGCAAAATGCCAATTCCACTTAGTTAAGAGAGCTATATCCATCAGAGCTAGATTTTTCACACCCAAATCACCTTTCTTTTCCAAGCAAACCATGTTCCACCTAACAAGATGCGGTTTCTACATAAGACCTTCACCACCCCTtagaaaatctctttgaatcttctccGATCTCAACCTCACTTTTCTTGGCAAGTAAAAAAGTGACATGAAATAGATAGGCATGCTAGATAAAGTGTTTTAGATTAGAGTGAGTCTTCCTCCTTTTGAAATATAATGTATCTTCCACATTGTAAACCTTTTTCGAAAACGCTCTTCAACTCCATTCCACACAGCCATTGATTTGAAAGTGGCCCCCAAAAGCAAACCCAAATAGTAGGAAGGGAGACCACCCACTTTACACCCCAACTCCAAGGTTAAGTCCTCTATATCATGCACCCTGCTCACCAGGATTAACTCGCTCTTCTCCAGATTGATTCTCAACCCTGAacaagcctcaaaccacatgagaagtTAGCTAAGATAAGTCATCTGGTCTCGAGACgcctcacaaaacaccaaagtATCATCCACAATTAACAAGTGCGAGATTAGAATCCCCTCGCCACTCATACTTTTCACCCTCCAACCAGATAAGTAGCCCTCACTAATAACCCTCCTCAATAAACAACTAGACACCTCCATGACtatcacaaacaaataagggGAGAAAGAGTCTCATTGTCTCAATCTCCTCGAACTTTGGAAAAAACCGGAAGAAGAaccatttattaaaacataaaatttcataatagaGATGCACCGGTTTATCCACTTTATCCATTTCTCCCTAAAACCCATCTTTCTAAGCACTGCCATCAAGAACTTCCAATTGACATGATCATATGCCTTCTCTATGTCTGACTTACACAACATACCCCTTTCATTGCTTTTCAACCTTGAGTCTACGACCTCATTTGGAATCAAAACTATGTCTAAAATATGTCTACCAtccacaaaggcattttagGACTCCGTAATCACTTTCCCCATTacttttttaattctattagcCAACATCTTAGCCAACACCTTATAGAGGCTGCCCACAAGGCTAATCGACCTAAAATCTTTTAGATCTTTTGCATATCCCTTCTTTGGGACTAAAACCAGGAAAATGACATTCaaagattttacaaatttgCCCTGCTCATGAAAGTCTCTTAAAAAAACCCATAATCTCTACATTCACAAcatcccaacaaaaaaaaaccaaaaagccATGGTGAAGCCATCTAGACCAGGGGCTTTGTCCATGTCTAGATCTAAGAGTGTTGCAAATActtcttcttttgaaaaaagaatCTCCAGTCTTTCTGCCTCACTGCTAGCTAGCCCCATAAAAGATAACCCATCAATACAAGGACGTCACCTCCTTTCTTCTAAAAACAAGTTATGAAAACCCCCCACCACACTATCTTTTAAATCATTCTCCTTGGTATGCCAACAACCATTCACTTTCAGTTTGGACAACCAGTTTCTTCTACTATGAGCATTCGCCATCCTATGAAAGAATCTAGTGTTATTGTccccctccttcaaccacactTCCCTAGACTTCTGTCTCCAAGAGATTTCTTTCCTCAACACCCAAGTCTTATAAGACTCCCTACCCTCCTTTCTAGCTTCATAATCTTTCAGATTCAAAGCTgatcatttctcattttcatccaaataCACAACCTATCTAAGAGTttatctctttttaattttaatgagaCCAAACACTTCTTTATTCCAAGTCTTCAAAATATCTTCTAAGACTTTCAATTTTGCGTCTAAAACAAAGCTGGAGGTCCCAGTAAAACTTAAGCTCCCCCACCATGTCTTCATCTGATCTTTGAACCCCTCCTCCtccaaccacatattctcaaacctgaaaGGAGAAGGTCCTTTCTTCATGCATCTTTCTTCAAGCAAAATGGGAAAGTGATTAGAAACTGGTCTAGGTAGAACACCCTGCACAACCCTATTAAACAAGTTGTCCCAATTTTCTGTCACTAAAAATCGATCAAGCCTAGAATGGGATTAGTTATTCAACCTGCCCCTTTAAATAAAAGGACTTCACTGCAAAGGAAAGTCCCTTAGCTCCATATCCTCTACCACTTCTGAAAATCTCCTCATTGATGCAAAAAACCCATCTCCCCTACTATGTTCATCTGGAAATCTGATCATAATGAAATCCTCTCCCACACACTAAGGGTTACTCCATAAACTTCTTATTGACCCAAGCTCTTCCCAAAAGCCCTCTCTATTTCTACTGCACACCGGACCATACACACCAGTAAACACCCACACAACCCCATCCACATAGTTCTTAAAGCGACACAAAATTGCGTATTCTCATTTTTCCAAATCAACCAACTCAAATACTTTGTTATCTCAAAATACCATGATGCCTCCAACTGCACCCCTTGAATTGATTGCACTCTAGTCTAGATGTCTTCCCACCCTAAGACTACGAACAAATCCTGTAGtcatttatttagttttggtttCTTGTAAACAAACCACAACCACTCTTTGAGATTTTATCACTGACTTAATGATATTTCTTTTATCTCTGTCATTTACCCCTTTCACATTCTAGGATAAAATTCTTATCTTCATTTGCACCCCGATACAAAATCCCCTCCAGAAATACCCAAACTGGTATCAACCCtagtttttttataacttaCTGTCCACTCCAACTTCTTGAATTCCCTACTAGATTTTGAAGACATTAATTTCATCTTTCTAAACGCCCCATCCTACCCATTTTGGTCAATTCTCCCCTTCATCCTCCTCAAGAAATACAAAATTTCCTCCTCAAACCCTTCCATCGGCATACCAAGGCACCGACTAAACTTCGCAAGACAACTAGAGTTCCACCTTTCATCCCGTCTCTCCTATTCCAGTTGAAAGTCAGTCATTTCCACTATTGGACTCATATAACCTAAAACAATCGGGACAATCACTAGCTCAATCGCACTAACATTGTTAGTCGAACCCTAAGGAGGTTCTTTTCGACCATTGAGGACCAATAAATCTTCAATCGGCATTACTCGTAGAGGATCCCAGTCCATTACTCCTGCTGCTGAGCCTTTCGATCCACTGCAAGCTCCCTCCGACACCAACAAAGCTTCGTCGGGCCCCAAGAAAGGAGTAGAAGAGGAATAACCTCGAAgccccaaagaaaaaaaatagtggttGTGATAAACGGGATACCTGGATGCTTCATCCATCAGTGCCTCGTCAGTGAGCGTCGAACAACCAGGAAACGACCCCCCGGTGTTGAAATCTTCATCGATTAGCTCCACCTGCTCAAGCCCCAAAGCTCCCACGATGGACTTAGGAAGAGCCCTAGAAGAGAATAGCTGCCCAAAAAGGCACAGATGGGCCTTTTTTAAAATGGGCCCAAAAGGCCCCTTAGATCTCTCAACCAAGCCTGCTCCCACAGGGCTGAAGGGTTTTGAGCCCAAAGCCTAACCCGCTCCACCACTTGAGTCTAacatttctctttctttaaaTTGCTTCCAGCCTGTTGTCCTAGACCCAAGCCCACTTAAAGCTAAGTCCAATTCAGAGCCTTTAACTGACTTACTTACTACACCAGTTGCATCCCTAATCCTTCTACCACACTCAACCTGCTCTTTTGACCCCCAATTCTGATCACGAATTTGAGTCTCTTGCACGCTTTCACCAGCGTGTGCATCACCCACACTTTCATTCCTAACCTCACGCCCAACTCTTTTGTGAAAAATAGACCTTGACATTACCTGAGAAACCCAAGGAGGTGTTTCCCACCATAGACGAACTACCCAACAAGTATGACCGACCACCACCTACAATGACCCTGGCATATTCTTCCTAGAGGCTCTCACCAGGATGCGAGCCCATTGtaactgagaaaaaaaaaagttttttcctCATCAACTACTATAAAACCCCCATAGCTCTCTCCAATTCTCTTGAACACCTTTCCACTCCAAAGGTAAGAGGAAGTCCTACAACCCTCACCCATACTTCCTTGGCATGGCTCTCATTCCAAAAACACCCCACTTCAGGTCTCCATCTTTGCAAGAGGAACTCTCTTTAAAT
The window above is part of the Vitis riparia cultivar Riparia Gloire de Montpellier isolate 1030 chromosome 12, EGFV_Vit.rip_1.0, whole genome shotgun sequence genome. Proteins encoded here:
- the LOC117926079 gene encoding LOB domain-containing protein 2-like, with translation MQRGNGSPAACAACKHQRKRCDENCALSPYFPASKTREFQAVHKVYGMSNVIKILRSIESEDERRRAADSLVWEAFCRQTNPVLGSYGEFKKVVEELKFYKNQNQQLQEAYARASELIGWNRSSNGMNTAAAGASG